A region from the Deltaproteobacteria bacterium genome encodes:
- a CDS encoding uracil-DNA glycosylase, with the protein MRRDSLERVNRAAIRCRKCPRLVAWRADAAANPPRRYHGQPYWGKPLPGFGDAAARLLIVGLAPAAHGGNRTGRMFTGDRSGDWLYSALFEHGFASQAESLHRDDGLTLADCYISAAVRCAPPGNKPAPDEFHNCRDYLVRELRLLPRLRVVVALGKIAFDSYLRAAVEVGWALPRPRPRFGHGSRHEITDGLTLLGSYHPSQQNTFSGKLTVPMFHGVFRQVRALLDEDV; encoded by the coding sequence ATGAGACGGGACTCCCTGGAGCGGGTCAACCGCGCCGCGATCCGGTGCCGGAAGTGCCCGCGGCTGGTGGCTTGGCGCGCCGATGCCGCCGCCAATCCGCCGCGGCGCTACCACGGCCAGCCCTACTGGGGCAAGCCCCTGCCGGGTTTCGGCGACGCTGCGGCGCGGCTCCTCATCGTCGGGCTCGCGCCCGCGGCCCACGGCGGCAACCGCACCGGCCGCATGTTCACCGGCGACCGCAGCGGCGACTGGTTGTACAGCGCGCTGTTCGAACACGGTTTCGCCAGCCAGGCCGAATCGCTACACCGCGACGACGGCCTGACGCTCGCGGACTGCTACATCTCCGCCGCGGTGCGTTGCGCTCCTCCCGGCAACAAGCCCGCCCCGGACGAGTTTCACAACTGCCGCGACTACCTGGTACGGGAGCTCAGGCTGCTGCCGCGCCTGCGCGTGGTCGTCGCCCTCGGGAAGATCGCCTTCGACTCCTACCTGAGGGCGGCCGTTGAAGTGGGCTGGGCGCTGCCGCGGCCGCGCCCGCGTTTCGGCCATGGCAGCCGTCACGAGATCACCGACGGCCTGACCCTGTTGGGCTCCTACCATCCCAGCCAGCAGAACACCTTCAGCGGAAAGCTGACGGTGCCCATGTTCCACGGCGTTTTCCGGCAGGTTCGCGCGCTTCTTGACGAAG